The following proteins come from a genomic window of Gaiellales bacterium:
- a CDS encoding FAD-dependent oxidoreductase — MSGVPGSASAVVIGAGIVGNSLAYHLTQLGWRDVVLLDKGPLPNPGGSTGHASNFIFPVDHSKEMTALTLDSMRQYAELGVFTESGGIEVARTEERMQELRRRMSSAHAWGIDDVSMITPAEIKERVPFIDESILVGGFLSPGVGVVDSLRAGTIMRERAVEAGKLTALANTELLGIDVERGRVRRVRTTRGDIETDVVVIACGVWSPAIARMAGASIPLTPAVHQMIDIGPVPRFEASTRHIEFPIVRDMDTFMYERQDGVGLEIGSYAHRPILHDPEEIPSIEQSALSPTELPFTQADFDKQMEDALELMPEIVGDESVGVKYAINGLLSLTPDGMPLLGETTEVKGLWSCSAVWVKEGPGIAKSVAEWMVHGESEIDLHSSDIARFWDHQKTRAHIRARTSEGFNKTYGIIHPSEQWASNREVRLPPFYTREQELEAVFFEAAGWERPHWYESNAPLLEEYGDRITRREAEWDARWWSPIINAEHLAMRDRAGMVDLSAFTVFDVLGPGALDAVQRVAVRQMDVPVGRVVYTPVLTPGGGFKADLTIMRLGDETFRVVTGGAHGPADHKWFRDHLPEDGSAQIADLTSAWTTLGLWGPRARDILSAITRDDVSHEGFRFGTCRTIEVDTLRVLASRISYVGDLGWELYVPIEDGRRLWDLVREAGEPHGVIPVGIGVYGTTGRLEKCYRAYGFELESEYNVCEAGMAGPKVKDEDFVGKEAHLRHRDEEPAAVLCTLTVDDHTSSSGVKRYMLGREPVQTRDGRPLTDRKGRRSYVTSAGAGPSVGKHLLLAYLPPEQANVGEQLSVEYLNERYPVTVAIAGSTPIFDPDNERIRS; from the coding sequence GTGAGCGGAGTCCCCGGCTCGGCGAGCGCCGTCGTCATCGGCGCCGGCATCGTCGGCAACAGCCTCGCCTACCACCTGACGCAGCTCGGTTGGCGGGACGTCGTCCTCCTCGACAAGGGGCCGCTTCCGAACCCGGGCGGCTCGACAGGCCACGCGTCCAACTTCATCTTCCCCGTCGACCACTCGAAGGAGATGACGGCGCTCACGCTCGACAGCATGCGCCAGTACGCGGAGCTCGGCGTCTTCACCGAGAGCGGCGGCATCGAGGTCGCCCGGACCGAGGAGCGGATGCAGGAGCTCCGCCGCCGCATGTCGTCGGCCCACGCGTGGGGGATCGACGACGTCTCGATGATCACGCCGGCCGAGATCAAGGAGCGCGTTCCCTTCATCGACGAATCGATCCTCGTCGGCGGCTTCCTGTCGCCGGGCGTCGGCGTGGTCGACTCCCTGCGGGCGGGCACGATCATGCGCGAGCGCGCCGTCGAGGCGGGCAAGCTGACGGCGCTTGCGAACACCGAGCTGCTCGGCATCGACGTCGAGCGGGGGCGCGTCCGGCGCGTGCGGACGACGCGCGGCGACATCGAGACCGACGTGGTGGTCATCGCATGCGGCGTCTGGAGCCCGGCGATCGCACGCATGGCGGGCGCCTCCATCCCCCTCACCCCGGCAGTGCACCAGATGATCGACATCGGCCCGGTGCCGCGGTTCGAGGCGTCCACGCGGCACATCGAGTTCCCCATCGTCCGCGACATGGACACCTTCATGTACGAGCGGCAGGACGGCGTCGGCCTCGAGATCGGGTCGTACGCCCACCGGCCGATCCTGCACGACCCCGAGGAGATCCCCTCGATCGAGCAGTCGGCCCTTTCGCCGACGGAGCTGCCCTTCACGCAGGCCGACTTCGACAAGCAGATGGAGGACGCGCTGGAGCTGATGCCGGAGATCGTCGGCGACGAGAGCGTCGGTGTGAAGTACGCGATCAACGGCCTGCTCTCCCTGACGCCGGACGGGATGCCGCTGCTCGGCGAGACGACCGAGGTCAAGGGCCTCTGGTCGTGCTCGGCCGTCTGGGTGAAGGAGGGCCCCGGGATCGCCAAGTCGGTGGCCGAGTGGATGGTGCACGGCGAGTCGGAGATCGACCTGCACTCGTCGGACATCGCCCGCTTCTGGGACCACCAGAAGACGCGCGCCCACATCCGCGCGCGAACCTCGGAGGGCTTCAACAAGACCTACGGCATCATCCACCCGTCCGAGCAGTGGGCGTCGAACCGCGAGGTGCGCCTGCCGCCCTTCTACACGCGCGAGCAGGAGCTGGAGGCGGTCTTCTTCGAGGCCGCCGGATGGGAGCGCCCCCACTGGTACGAGTCGAACGCGCCGCTGCTCGAGGAGTACGGCGACCGCATCACGCGTCGCGAGGCGGAGTGGGACGCGCGCTGGTGGTCGCCCATCATCAACGCCGAGCACCTGGCGATGCGTGACCGGGCCGGCATGGTGGATCTCTCCGCCTTCACCGTGTTCGACGTGCTCGGCCCCGGCGCACTCGACGCCGTGCAGCGCGTCGCGGTGCGGCAGATGGACGTCCCCGTCGGCCGCGTGGTCTACACCCCGGTGCTCACGCCGGGAGGCGGGTTCAAGGCCGACCTGACGATCATGCGGCTCGGGGACGAGACGTTCCGCGTCGTCACCGGCGGCGCTCACGGCCCGGCGGATCACAAGTGGTTCCGGGACCACCTGCCCGAGGACGGGAGCGCTCAGATCGCGGACCTCACGTCGGCCTGGACGACGCTCGGCCTCTGGGGCCCGCGCGCCCGCGACATCCTGTCGGCGATCACCCGCGATGACGTCTCGCACGAGGGCTTCCGTTTCGGCACATGCCGGACGATCGAGGTGGACACGCTGCGGGTCCTGGCGTCGCGCATCTCCTACGTCGGCGACCTCGGCTGGGAGCTGTACGTCCCGATCGAGGACGGCCGGCGGCTGTGGGATCTCGTCCGCGAGGCGGGCGAGCCGCACGGGGTCATCCCGGTCGGCATCGGCGTCTACGGGACGACCGGCCGGCTCGAGAAGTGCTACCGGGCCTACGGGTTCGAGCTGGAGAGCGAATACAACGTCTGCGAGGCCGGTATGGCGGGACCGAAGGTCAAGGACGAGGACTTCGTCGGCAAGGAGGCGCACCTGCGGCACCGCGACGAGGAGCCGGCCGCGGTGCTCTGCACGCTCACCGTCGACGACCACACCTCCTCGTCCGGCGTGAAGCGCTACATGCTGGGACGCGAGCCGGTCCAGACCCGGGACGGCAGGCCCCTGACCGACAGGAAGGGACGCCGCTCCTACGTGACCAGCGCCGGCGCCGGGCCGTCGGTCGGCAAGCACCTGCTGCTCGCCTACCTGCCGCCCGAGCAGGCGAACGTGGGCGAGCAGCTGTCCGTCGAGTACCTCAACGAGCGCTACCCGGTCACGGTCGCCATCGCCGGGTCGACGCCCATCTTCGACCCCGACAACGAGCGGATCCGGTCGTGA
- a CDS encoding electron transfer flavoprotein subunit beta/FixA family protein has translation MNILVCAKRVPMTGGTIVLTADEQAIETRHLGFTISPHEECGVEEAVRLIETHGGESVVLSLGPADAEEQLRDAMALGIDRAILLETNEEFDGQATAEAIVASIEADRAAGVEYDLVMFGNESADSGNYQVGIRVAHALGVPCVTGLKGITVADGRARCEQEVATGRDVYDVPLPAVVTVKEGLNLPRYPSVPGRLRAKRKPLETRAPQRRDPGVEKVRLKLPEGQASQAEILGHGPDAAPAVVDVLRRAGLVA, from the coding sequence GTGAACATCCTGGTCTGCGCCAAGCGCGTTCCCATGACGGGCGGCACGATCGTGCTCACGGCCGACGAGCAGGCGATCGAGACGCGCCACCTCGGCTTCACCATCAGCCCGCACGAGGAGTGCGGGGTCGAGGAGGCTGTGCGGCTGATCGAGACGCACGGCGGGGAGTCGGTCGTCCTGTCGCTGGGGCCGGCCGACGCGGAGGAGCAGCTCCGCGACGCGATGGCGCTGGGCATCGACCGGGCCATCCTGCTGGAGACCAACGAGGAGTTCGACGGGCAGGCGACGGCGGAGGCGATCGTCGCGTCCATCGAAGCCGACCGGGCCGCGGGCGTGGAGTACGACCTGGTCATGTTCGGCAACGAGTCCGCCGACTCCGGCAACTACCAGGTAGGCATCCGCGTCGCGCATGCGCTCGGAGTTCCCTGCGTGACCGGCCTCAAGGGCATCACCGTCGCGGACGGGCGCGCGCGCTGCGAGCAGGAGGTCGCGACCGGCCGCGACGTCTACGACGTCCCGCTCCCGGCGGTGGTCACGGTCAAGGAGGGGCTGAACCTCCCGCGATACCCGTCCGTCCCCGGCCGCCTGCGCGCGAAGCGAAAGCCGCTCGAGACGCGGGCTCCGCAGCGCCGCGATCCCGGCGTCGAGAAGGTCCGGCTGAAGCTGCCCGAGGGACAGGCCAGCCAGGCCGAGATCCTCGGCCACGGGCCCGACGCGGCGCCGGCGGTCGTGGACGTCCTGCGCCGAGCGGGGCTGGTCGCGTGA
- a CDS encoding electron transfer flavoprotein subunit alpha/FixB family protein produces MTLVWIDHQDGAPDDVSLQAVAMARGLASGGPVHALAAGPGAGDAAGVLGEHGVTTLHVPEHEVFGTHAPAALGRALTQLASRIGSSVLLAAGTERGNEVLAHAAAIADQPLAANCTAAAAGDPLTVTRVRWGGSLLEEARVHGTTKLLTVAPHAVEASAAGTGAAGVEAFSPELTEADTAVRVVERVSSDTGGGVSLAEAKFVVSCGRGVGSPEGFAPAEELAALVGGAVGCSRAVTIAGWRPHTDQVGQTGTKIAPEVYLACGISGATQHMAGCKGAKRIIAVNTDPEAPIISHADYAVIGDLHEVIPAIAAELRKAGAA; encoded by the coding sequence GTGACCCTCGTCTGGATCGACCACCAGGACGGCGCGCCGGACGACGTCTCGCTCCAGGCCGTCGCGATGGCGCGAGGGCTCGCATCCGGCGGGCCGGTGCACGCGCTCGCCGCCGGGCCGGGCGCGGGGGATGCCGCCGGCGTGCTCGGCGAGCACGGCGTGACGACGCTGCACGTGCCCGAGCACGAGGTGTTCGGCACGCACGCCCCCGCCGCGCTCGGCCGGGCGCTCACCCAGCTCGCGAGCCGGATCGGCTCGAGCGTCCTCCTCGCAGCCGGGACGGAGCGCGGCAACGAGGTGCTCGCGCACGCGGCCGCCATCGCCGACCAGCCGCTCGCGGCGAACTGCACGGCCGCGGCGGCCGGCGACCCGCTCACCGTGACGCGCGTGCGCTGGGGCGGGAGCCTGCTCGAGGAGGCACGCGTGCACGGTACGACGAAGCTGCTCACGGTCGCGCCGCACGCCGTCGAGGCGTCGGCCGCGGGCACGGGCGCGGCCGGCGTGGAGGCCTTCTCGCCGGAGCTGACGGAGGCCGACACGGCGGTGCGTGTCGTCGAGCGGGTGTCGAGCGACACCGGCGGCGGCGTCTCGCTGGCCGAGGCGAAGTTCGTCGTCAGCTGCGGCCGCGGCGTCGGCTCGCCCGAGGGCTTCGCGCCGGCCGAGGAGCTGGCGGCACTGGTGGGCGGCGCGGTCGGCTGTTCGCGCGCCGTGACCATCGCCGGCTGGCGCCCGCACACCGACCAGGTCGGACAGACGGGGACGAAGATCGCACCGGAGGTGTACCTGGCCTGCGGCATCAGCGGGGCGACGCAGCACATGGCCGGATGCAAGGGCGCAAAGCGGATCATCGCCGTCAACACCGATCCCGAGGCGCCGATCATCTCGCACGCCGACTACGC